A window from Sediminispirochaeta bajacaliforniensis DSM 16054 encodes these proteins:
- a CDS encoding ROK family protein, which translates to MYAGLDIGGTSMKCMLLDAEKQPVDTTSFPTCSIDGMERAVDTISEEIGTMLKNSGGVLCSLGIGCSGPLNIKTGVIENPYTLPGFEGHSLTMALRERLQVPVLLENDANTAHVGEIASMNVSPDNSIMLTFGTGVGCSIRLDGKIFRLPGGVHPEIGHIPVGVDADIPCYCGKTACLENVLSGTAINRDAQLRFASSPEDVLRTQGADKEKEKFRKRLVKALADAVLGLSIIFHPQIIIIGGGIQDLLVEYIIPDLNCLLERLLQTYGKTRLIPARKGSLAGCYGAALMAYTEE; encoded by the coding sequence GTGTATGCCGGTTTGGATATAGGCGGAACATCAATGAAATGCATGTTGCTTGATGCCGAAAAACAGCCTGTTGATACTACAAGCTTTCCAACCTGTTCGATAGACGGAATGGAGAGAGCCGTTGATACCATTTCTGAAGAGATAGGTACGATGCTCAAGAACTCCGGAGGCGTGCTTTGTTCGCTTGGTATTGGTTGCTCCGGGCCGCTCAATATCAAGACAGGTGTTATTGAAAATCCCTATACCCTCCCGGGCTTTGAAGGACACAGCCTCACTATGGCTCTTCGGGAACGCCTGCAGGTTCCCGTCCTGCTTGAGAATGATGCGAATACGGCCCATGTGGGAGAAATTGCGAGCATGAATGTCTCACCGGACAACTCTATCATGTTGACTTTCGGAACTGGGGTCGGGTGTTCGATCCGCCTTGATGGAAAAATCTTTCGCCTTCCAGGCGGAGTGCATCCCGAGATCGGCCACATCCCGGTAGGCGTTGATGCCGATATCCCCTGTTACTGCGGAAAAACTGCATGCCTGGAGAATGTCCTGTCGGGAACCGCAATAAATAGGGATGCACAATTGCGCTTTGCGTCATCTCCGGAGGATGTATTACGGACCCAGGGTGCAGATAAAGAAAAAGAGAAATTCCGAAAACGTTTGGTTAAGGCCTTGGCCGATGCCGTGCTGGGGCTTTCGATCATCTTTCATCCCCAAATCATCATCATCGGAGGCGGAATACAGGACTTGCTTGTGGAATATATTATTCCCGACCTTAATTGTCTGCTTGAACGCCTGCTTCAAACATACGGGAAAACGAGATTGATACCGGCACGTAAGGGATCATTGGCAGGATGTTATGGAGCTGCATTAATGGCATACACGGAGGAATGA
- a CDS encoding carbohydrate ABC transporter permease, which yields MRTNKLFIVLKYAAIILLVMYILLPFLWLIIMSLSSSADLTTKPLHWIPGKIDITSYKRLLLVGLNSRGSLFLYGLRNSLKTALAAVIISIFVTIPASWVFSRYPGKKNIILKIAIFTFMLPPIAYALPLYRILSRIGLLDNSLSLALVYCTIILPFCVWLIKENIDTIPYDLEEAAIIDGAGFTKRISLIVLPLLLPALGTVALLSLLMAWDEYFYAMLYTNSQNAITLPVVISNLASGRQSNYNLIAAGGVLASLPPVCIGLLLQRSLVRGLMMGGVKD from the coding sequence ATGCGGACCAATAAACTTTTCATCGTTTTGAAGTATGCTGCCATCATCCTTTTAGTGATGTATATTCTTTTACCTTTTCTCTGGTTGATCATCATGTCGCTGAGTTCATCTGCAGATCTCACCACAAAACCCCTCCACTGGATTCCCGGGAAAATTGATATCACATCATATAAAAGACTATTGCTAGTCGGGCTAAACAGTAGAGGCTCGCTTTTTCTCTACGGCCTTCGAAATAGTCTCAAAACTGCATTAGCGGCGGTCATTATTTCCATATTTGTTACCATTCCCGCTTCCTGGGTATTTTCACGCTATCCGGGAAAGAAAAATATCATTCTCAAGATTGCAATCTTTACCTTTATGTTGCCGCCTATTGCATATGCGCTGCCCTTATACCGCATCCTTTCAAGAATAGGATTGTTGGATAATTCTCTTTCACTTGCTCTTGTGTATTGCACAATCATCCTTCCTTTCTGCGTTTGGCTTATCAAAGAAAATATCGATACCATTCCCTATGACTTAGAGGAGGCCGCCATCATTGACGGGGCAGGTTTTACCAAGCGAATTTCACTTATTGTCTTGCCTCTTTTACTTCCGGCACTCGGTACCGTTGCACTTCTTTCGCTTCTCATGGCATGGGATGAATATTTTTATGCAATGCTTTATACCAACAGTCAAAATGCGATTACCCTACCGGTTGTAATTTCCAATCTTGCTTCTGGTCGACAATCAAATTACAACCTTATCGCCGCAGGGGGCGTTTTGGCGTCGCTTCCTCCGGTCTGCATAGGGTTGCTTCTTCAGCGTTCTCTTGTGAGAGGTTTGATGATGGGAGGCGTAAAGGATTGA
- a CDS encoding carbohydrate ABC transporter permease — protein MSIAEARKCNVLIVPMVVIMGTMIGWPLLQTFFLSFTDTTLMGLEPAGFVGWQNFVDAFHDDGFLSSLKVSLLFALVVVTSEMVLGTSVGLLVHQPFIGRSLVRALLILPWAVPTVVNAIMWRLIYNPEYGALNSLLFQLGIMKEYTSWLSNADRALPSIMFADVWKNFSLVALITLSALQTLPLSQIEAAKIDGAGAGQRFFYITLPHIIPSLQVALVLRIIETVKVFDIIYIMTKGGPANKTRSGSIFVYQEAFTNSRMGSGSAFAIIMVALIMILICMYLRVLTTKRSS, from the coding sequence ATGAGTATCGCAGAAGCTCGCAAGTGCAATGTACTTATTGTCCCCATGGTTGTAATCATGGGGACAATGATAGGATGGCCTTTGCTGCAAACATTTTTTCTCAGCTTTACGGATACGACGCTCATGGGGCTTGAACCTGCCGGTTTCGTTGGATGGCAAAACTTTGTAGATGCCTTTCACGATGATGGTTTCCTGAGCTCCTTAAAAGTTTCTTTGTTGTTTGCCTTAGTTGTTGTCACATCCGAAATGGTTCTGGGAACATCTGTCGGGTTGTTGGTTCACCAACCGTTTATAGGAAGAAGCCTTGTACGGGCCCTACTCATTTTACCATGGGCCGTTCCTACTGTCGTAAATGCCATCATGTGGAGATTGATCTATAATCCAGAATATGGAGCACTGAATTCCCTACTATTTCAACTTGGCATTATGAAAGAGTACACCAGCTGGCTGAGCAATGCCGATAGGGCTTTACCGTCGATTATGTTTGCCGATGTCTGGAAGAATTTTTCTTTGGTGGCTTTGATCACGCTTTCCGCCTTACAAACATTACCCTTGTCACAAATCGAAGCTGCAAAGATCGACGGGGCAGGGGCCGGCCAGCGTTTCTTTTATATAACACTGCCTCATATCATACCTTCTCTTCAGGTTGCCCTTGTTTTACGCATCATAGAAACCGTCAAGGTATTCGACATCATCTACATTATGACAAAGGGAGGGCCTGCAAATAAGACAAGGTCGGGAAGTATTTTCGTTTATCAGGAGGCTTTCACCAATTCGCGAATGGGATCTGGTTCTGCCTTTGCAATTATTATGGTCGCTCTGATCATGATATTGATATGTATGTACCTTCGTGTACTCACGACAAAACGATCATCATAG
- a CDS encoding ABC transporter substrate-binding protein: MKKGGLFLVCLLCSLALSPVFATGSKESQGPEQIELRFLGMAQAAYSEQNVNDMTADFMKEHPNIKVYTEFVPYEELRNKTLLAYGSNRPYDAVLVDDIWFAEYVSKGMLRDITDQIPTSYKKGGLAGGWNFTTKQGKVYGVPWFLDTMYLYYNTTMLKAAGFQQAPTSIEDMVAMGKALKEKWIVEYPFVFSLAQAEALMCVYSNFLEAYGASFQDKNGKYTLDTTGVQALEFLLQLKENGLLNPNSLEYLEEDVRRVFSSGDAAFTLNWAYMFALATDPKESSLKKEDVGVMVLPGASGIKESAAMSGSMGLSVLAKSPHLEEALAYILYLSSKDVQDTYSNLQLPVWTASYDDPKLREGRELLVEASKKAFSIMNVRPSEPNYQEASAILQQYIQSALYGDIPPQKALQEAVQKISEIK, translated from the coding sequence ATGAAAAAGGGTGGTTTATTTCTGGTCTGCTTGCTTTGCTCGCTTGCTCTCTCTCCTGTTTTCGCGACTGGCTCCAAAGAGTCTCAGGGGCCTGAGCAGATTGAGCTGAGGTTCCTGGGGATGGCCCAGGCCGCCTATTCGGAACAAAACGTAAATGATATGACAGCCGATTTTATGAAGGAACATCCGAATATCAAGGTGTATACAGAGTTTGTGCCGTACGAGGAATTGAGAAATAAAACCCTCCTTGCATATGGGTCGAACAGACCCTACGATGCGGTACTCGTAGATGATATATGGTTCGCCGAATACGTTTCCAAGGGGATGTTACGCGATATAACCGATCAAATACCTACTTCTTATAAAAAGGGGGGTCTGGCTGGCGGCTGGAACTTTACGACAAAGCAAGGAAAAGTGTATGGGGTCCCCTGGTTTCTCGATACCATGTACCTCTACTACAATACGACAATGCTGAAAGCTGCGGGATTTCAGCAAGCGCCTACCAGTATCGAGGACATGGTAGCCATGGGCAAGGCTTTGAAGGAAAAATGGATTGTAGAATACCCCTTCGTTTTTAGTCTTGCCCAGGCAGAGGCCCTCATGTGTGTCTATTCCAATTTTCTGGAAGCCTATGGCGCTTCCTTTCAAGATAAAAACGGGAAATACACTTTAGATACTACAGGAGTCCAAGCCCTGGAATTTCTTCTGCAATTGAAGGAGAACGGATTATTAAATCCTAACTCGCTTGAGTATCTGGAAGAAGATGTACGTCGCGTTTTTTCCAGCGGAGACGCGGCATTTACATTGAACTGGGCGTATATGTTTGCTTTGGCGACCGACCCAAAGGAGAGTAGCCTGAAAAAAGAAGATGTGGGAGTCATGGTTTTACCGGGGGCCTCCGGTATCAAAGAATCTGCTGCGATGAGCGGTTCGATGGGCTTGAGCGTTTTAGCTAAATCGCCTCATCTCGAGGAAGCCTTAGCGTACATTTTGTATCTGTCGAGTAAGGATGTGCAGGATACCTATTCCAATCTTCAGCTCCCCGTCTGGACGGCCTCGTATGATGATCCTAAGCTTCGTGAAGGGAGGGAACTGTTGGTCGAGGCCTCAAAAAAGGCTTTCTCGATTATGAATGTTCGTCCCAGTGAGCCCAATTATCAGGAAGCAAGTGCTATTCTGCAGCAGTATATCCAGTCTGCACTTTATGGTGACATTCCCCCACAAAAGGCCCTGCAGGAGGCAGTGCAGAAAATCTCGGAAATTAAATAA
- a CDS encoding methyl-accepting chemotaxis protein, whose product MYSKHATIGNKLILVITLLLLVICGGMGCVAYLSAAKEIKSSVSESLEEIATDSARYIRTVIDNKLLEIELLASQEALRSNNWTEQKSILKDKATQLGYLGMGIVGPDGTAHYPDGSNADLSDREYIKKAFTGTSVISDVIISRVTKQPVIMLATPIKDVKGTISSLLIARLSGTILSDIAEKVCYGEDGYAYIINNQGILIAHPNSDWVIQERNFLKEGKNNPEFKRLSETMERMVSGETGFDEYPFMGAVRFFGFAPIGKNGWSIAIVASRKEVMRGTIVMAKRMIVLFLVFLLVGITAALFFARGISRPIQKVMRTLKTVAEGDLTQKVSVNTGDEIGLMSSNLNSTIDNLSEIVSTIRGSVEETQGSIQELLSAMDKAKISSDDIASLAEKVKQATMKQSTVVQEVSSTIEEISQTIEAQDIKINSQAANVTESSAAIKQMIVNIQTIAEGLAATSKEFERLNEVVSSGRSNVHALKEIITNLSSQSESIVEANDTITNIASQTNLLAMNAAIEAAHAGEAGKGFAVVSDEIRKLAEVSNQQSHVISEGLTLFRNAIVSSVSVSTEAQSSFEAIVESVGKVTQIEKEIQASLDEQAGGSSQVLEALSDISQITEEVHAGSNEMLTGSRSILQEISKLVEISADVKESVLAVAEKSKQVDIIVHQAVDLLHSSNTGIASMEEKVSLFKTC is encoded by the coding sequence ATGTACTCAAAGCATGCGACAATTGGAAACAAGCTCATTCTGGTCATTACATTATTGCTGCTGGTAATCTGTGGAGGCATGGGCTGTGTAGCCTATCTCAGTGCCGCAAAAGAGATAAAATCAAGTGTCTCGGAATCTCTTGAGGAGATTGCAACGGATTCCGCCAGGTACATTCGTACGGTAATCGACAATAAGCTGCTCGAAATCGAACTTCTCGCAAGTCAGGAGGCACTACGCAGCAACAACTGGACAGAGCAAAAATCTATTCTTAAGGACAAAGCAACTCAACTCGGGTATTTGGGGATGGGAATTGTCGGGCCGGATGGCACAGCACACTACCCCGACGGCAGTAACGCAGATCTCAGCGACCGTGAATATATCAAGAAGGCCTTTACCGGAACAAGCGTAATCTCCGATGTGATTATCAGCCGAGTCACGAAGCAACCGGTTATCATGTTGGCAACGCCAATCAAAGATGTAAAAGGAACGATCTCTTCGCTTTTGATCGCCAGACTCAGCGGTACCATTCTTTCCGACATTGCAGAAAAAGTCTGTTATGGTGAAGATGGATATGCATACATTATAAATAATCAAGGTATACTTATTGCCCATCCCAATAGTGACTGGGTCATTCAGGAACGGAACTTTTTGAAAGAGGGAAAGAACAATCCCGAATTTAAACGCCTATCTGAAACGATGGAGCGCATGGTTTCAGGAGAAACGGGCTTTGATGAATATCCCTTTATGGGGGCCGTTCGTTTCTTCGGTTTTGCACCCATCGGTAAAAACGGTTGGTCCATAGCCATTGTTGCGTCACGTAAAGAGGTTATGAGGGGGACAATAGTGATGGCCAAGAGAATGATCGTTCTCTTTCTCGTTTTTCTCCTTGTCGGGATAACGGCGGCTCTCTTCTTTGCAAGGGGAATCAGCAGGCCCATACAGAAGGTGATGCGTACCTTAAAAACGGTAGCCGAAGGCGATCTAACGCAAAAAGTTTCCGTAAACACCGGGGATGAAATCGGCCTTATGAGCAGCAATTTGAACAGCACCATCGATAATCTTAGCGAAATTGTCTCTACCATTCGAGGCAGCGTGGAAGAAACGCAGGGGTCGATTCAGGAACTGCTTTCAGCAATGGATAAGGCCAAAATTTCTTCCGACGATATTGCTTCTCTTGCCGAGAAGGTAAAACAAGCAACCATGAAGCAATCAACGGTGGTTCAGGAGGTTTCATCCACCATCGAAGAGATCAGCCAGACCATAGAGGCACAAGATATAAAGATCAATTCGCAGGCGGCCAATGTAACGGAAAGCTCTGCTGCCATCAAACAGATGATCGTCAATATCCAAACCATTGCAGAGGGCCTGGCGGCCACCTCGAAAGAGTTTGAGAGGCTGAACGAGGTTGTCTCATCGGGGAGAAGCAATGTACACGCACTTAAAGAGATTATCACCAACCTTTCAAGCCAATCGGAAAGCATTGTTGAGGCAAACGATACGATCACCAATATTGCATCACAGACAAATCTTCTTGCCATGAATGCAGCCATTGAGGCCGCTCACGCCGGTGAAGCGGGAAAGGGGTTTGCAGTGGTCTCGGATGAAATAAGAAAGCTTGCGGAAGTTTCCAACCAGCAATCCCATGTCATATCAGAGGGGCTGACGCTCTTCCGCAATGCAATTGTCTCTTCTGTTTCCGTATCGACGGAGGCACAAAGCTCTTTTGAGGCCATTGTCGAGTCCGTGGGAAAGGTGACACAGATTGAAAAGGAAATACAGGCTTCCCTTGACGAACAAGCGGGGGGAAGTTCTCAGGTATTGGAAGCTTTATCGGATATCAGCCAAATTACGGAAGAGGTTCATGCCGGTTCAAACGAGATGCTTACAGGCAGCAGATCCATTCTTCAGGAAATAAGCAAACTGGTGGAGATTTCCGCCGACGTCAAGGAATCGGTTCTGGCCGTAGCGGAAAAATCGAAACAGGTGGATATCATTGTTCATCAAGCCGTCGACCTGTTGCATTCCAGTAATACCGGTATCGCCTCAATGGAAGAAAAGGTATCGCTCTTTAAGACCTGCTGA
- a CDS encoding iron-containing alcohol dehydrogenase has protein sequence MHEEGAALEAVPRTLMGAGSVLRLGKVIREGWGDSISTVALISGGSSFDRNPLSSRIIAGLYEEHFGLLRFHVSGEPSPALVDRCVADIKKKRQERGAELMVVGIGGGSVIDTAKAAAACATMEEPSLRYLEGVGDLLPAGTRLPLIAIPTTSGTGSEATKNSVLSSVGTAGFKKSMRHPALIPDVVIFDPMLLDAAPYGVSAPAGWDAVTQLLEAAVSTKATILTDLYSFTGLSLSAEAFPSVCEFSKANGDGSSEAERQTRYRVRSDMALAAFYSGIALASAGLGLVHGAAGVLGGIHAIPHGVVCGLLLPPVTEALTMHILSNDGKIRYAACGYLLSGRIKGREAAFSAAREAADSGIVLLNETLASWQHSYPLPGFSEYGFTEEELTALAAKASMKNSPAKIPVEEVAKILTGLL, from the coding sequence ATGCATGAAGAAGGTGCTGCGCTGGAAGCTGTTCCCCGAACCCTCATGGGTGCCGGTAGTGTGCTCCGACTTGGGAAAGTGATTCGAGAAGGGTGGGGGGATTCTATTTCAACCGTTGCGCTCATAAGCGGCGGTTCCTCTTTCGATCGTAACCCCCTTTCTTCCCGTATCATTGCAGGGCTATACGAAGAACATTTTGGACTTTTACGCTTTCATGTTTCCGGCGAGCCTTCGCCTGCGCTGGTAGATCGGTGTGTCGCCGATATAAAGAAAAAGCGGCAAGAGCGGGGAGCCGAACTTATGGTCGTCGGCATCGGAGGGGGAAGTGTTATCGATACGGCTAAGGCTGCGGCCGCCTGTGCAACGATGGAGGAGCCATCCCTGCGTTATCTTGAAGGGGTCGGGGACCTGCTTCCGGCCGGAACACGCCTTCCTTTGATTGCCATTCCCACCACCAGCGGTACCGGTAGCGAGGCCACGAAAAATAGCGTCCTTTCCTCCGTCGGAACAGCGGGCTTTAAAAAGTCGATGCGCCATCCGGCCCTTATTCCCGATGTGGTAATTTTTGACCCCATGCTCCTTGATGCCGCCCCCTACGGCGTGAGTGCGCCTGCCGGTTGGGATGCAGTTACGCAATTGCTGGAGGCCGCGGTCTCTACAAAAGCCACCATACTCACCGATTTATATAGCTTTACCGGCCTTTCTCTTTCTGCCGAGGCCTTTCCTTCGGTCTGTGAATTCTCAAAAGCGAATGGGGACGGCAGTTCCGAAGCGGAGCGACAGACGCGCTACCGGGTACGTTCTGATATGGCCCTTGCCGCTTTTTACAGCGGTATAGCCCTTGCAAGTGCCGGATTAGGCCTTGTTCATGGTGCTGCCGGAGTGTTGGGGGGAATTCATGCTATTCCGCACGGGGTTGTCTGCGGCCTGTTACTTCCGCCCGTTACCGAGGCTTTAACGATGCATATACTTTCAAATGATGGAAAGATTCGCTATGCTGCCTGCGGTTATTTGCTTTCGGGGCGTATAAAAGGACGGGAAGCGGCGTTCTCTGCGGCACGGGAAGCCGCCGACAGCGGGATTGTACTTCTCAACGAAACGCTTGCTTCGTGGCAACATAGCTACCCTCTGCCCGGATTTTCCGAATACGGTTTCACCGAGGAAGAGCTTACGGCTTTGGCCGCCAAAGCTTCCATGAAAAACAGCCCGGCAAAAATCCCTGTTGAGGAAGTTGCAAAAATCCTTACCGGGCTGTTGTAA
- the yhbY gene encoding ribosome assembly RNA-binding protein YhbY → MELSSKQRAYLRKLAHDLDPVVMVGKEGMNNNIVRATERALDEHELLKLRFVDHKQEKREMSRYLAGECSAELISVIGNVAIFFRQARDPDRRRIELPLSRS, encoded by the coding sequence ATGGAACTTAGTAGTAAACAACGGGCTTATCTGCGCAAGCTGGCCCACGACCTTGATCCCGTAGTGATGGTGGGAAAAGAGGGAATGAATAATAATATTGTTCGTGCGACCGAGCGTGCCCTCGATGAACACGAGCTGCTGAAGCTTCGCTTCGTAGATCACAAGCAGGAAAAGCGGGAGATGAGCCGATATCTTGCCGGTGAATGTTCCGCCGAACTTATCTCCGTCATTGGAAATGTTGCAATATTCTTCAGACAGGCCCGTGATCCTGATCGTCGCCGGATCGAACTTCCTCTTTCTCGGAGCTAA
- a CDS encoding AMP-dependent synthetase/ligase: MKKRNKEPWKFLDTYRGTVFMGEWPTLVEMFRITASRYPEHRCFSIYEPDNIFLNYSEALDLVERVGNYLVKLGIGKGDKVAVTGKNSPEWAVAYLAVLFAGGIVVPLDYQLHVPELNALMKFADVKLLFSDEEKFDQLDGNGILSKEDKISLSPRKPGYVFECVESESLPREYPEEDDLAAILFTSGTMGDPKGVMLTHKNLVSDCYLAQGNMNIFDTDVFYALLPLHHSYTMLAVFIESLSVGAEIIFAKKLAIKQILHDLKEGKVTMFLAIPMLFNKMLKGLLRGIREKGVLVYGIIRGLMYLSGLIKKIFKVNPGKAMFKGLLAKLSLDTNRICICGGGPLPSSTFSLFNQLGIDFVQGYGLTETSPIINLNPKEAYKENSVGQIIPHVEMKILNPDESGIGEIVVKGSVVMQGYYNNEAATREVFTDDGWFCTGDVGYLDDDNYLYLTGRKKNLIVTEGGKNVFPEEIEDRFQLFDEIEQILVRGFVIDKKMKSEGIEALIYPSPDAFEALGKKRGSAYTPEEIKARIQEIVDEVNRDLLSYKKIARVIITGEAMEMTTTKKIKRFAVEGEA; encoded by the coding sequence ATGAAGAAGCGAAACAAAGAACCGTGGAAATTTCTCGATACATACAGGGGCACTGTTTTTATGGGCGAATGGCCAACCTTGGTCGAAATGTTCCGTATAACTGCAAGTAGGTACCCTGAACATCGCTGTTTTTCCATTTACGAACCTGATAATATTTTTCTCAATTACAGTGAGGCCCTGGATTTGGTCGAGAGGGTTGGAAACTATCTTGTCAAACTGGGGATAGGTAAGGGCGATAAGGTGGCCGTAACCGGGAAAAATAGTCCGGAGTGGGCCGTCGCCTACCTTGCCGTGCTTTTTGCCGGCGGGATTGTTGTTCCCCTTGATTATCAGTTGCATGTGCCTGAACTTAATGCACTGATGAAATTTGCCGATGTAAAGCTTCTTTTTTCGGATGAAGAAAAATTTGATCAGCTTGACGGGAACGGGATCCTTTCGAAAGAAGATAAGATCAGCCTTTCCCCACGGAAACCGGGGTATGTTTTCGAATGTGTGGAGTCGGAATCTCTTCCGAGAGAGTATCCCGAAGAGGACGATCTCGCCGCCATTCTCTTCACCAGCGGAACAATGGGGGATCCCAAGGGGGTTATGCTGACACATAAAAACCTTGTTTCCGACTGTTACCTGGCCCAGGGCAATATGAATATTTTCGACACCGACGTTTTCTATGCCCTTCTTCCTCTGCACCACAGCTACACCATGCTTGCGGTCTTTATAGAGTCGCTGTCGGTGGGAGCCGAGATTATTTTTGCGAAAAAACTTGCTATCAAACAGATCCTCCATGATTTGAAAGAGGGGAAGGTAACCATGTTTCTTGCCATTCCCATGCTCTTTAACAAGATGCTTAAAGGACTTTTACGGGGAATTCGGGAGAAGGGGGTTCTTGTATACGGAATTATCCGGGGCCTTATGTATCTCAGTGGGCTTATCAAAAAGATTTTTAAGGTAAATCCGGGAAAGGCGATGTTTAAGGGGCTGCTCGCCAAGCTTTCTTTGGATACCAACCGCATCTGTATCTGCGGCGGCGGACCGCTTCCCTCTTCGACTTTTAGCCTTTTCAACCAGCTTGGGATCGATTTCGTCCAGGGCTATGGATTAACCGAGACATCGCCGATCATCAATCTCAACCCTAAAGAGGCCTATAAAGAGAACTCCGTCGGGCAGATCATTCCCCATGTCGAAATGAAAATCCTTAATCCAGACGAAAGCGGCATTGGTGAGATCGTCGTTAAGGGATCGGTAGTCATGCAGGGCTATTACAACAACGAGGCCGCCACCCGTGAGGTTTTTACCGATGACGGATGGTTCTGCACCGGCGATGTCGGCTACCTCGACGATGATAACTACCTTTATCTTACCGGCCGAAAGAAGAATCTCATCGTTACCGAAGGTGGGAAAAATGTCTTTCCCGAAGAGATTGAGGACCGATTCCAGCTTTTCGACGAGATCGAACAGATTCTTGTACGCGGTTTCGTTATCGACAAGAAGATGAAAAGCGAGGGAATCGAGGCTCTTATTTATCCGAGCCCGGATGCCTTCGAAGCTTTGGGCAAAAAACGGGGAAGCGCATATACGCCCGAGGAAATTAAGGCAAGGATCCAAGAGATCGTTGATGAAGTCAACCGCGACCTCCTCTCATATAAAAAGATCGCAAGGGTTATAATAACCGGCGAAGCAATGGAAATGACCACTACCAAAAAGATAAAACGATTTGCGGTGGAAGGAGAAGCGTAG